A stretch of the Hypomesus transpacificus isolate Combined female chromosome 12, fHypTra1, whole genome shotgun sequence genome encodes the following:
- the LOC124474741 gene encoding ephrin-B2a-like, translating into MILCLCRVMGKSIWSLGILIIVICSCHAIVLDSLYWNTSNTKFTPGQGLVLYPQIGDKMDIVCPRARVGGVGGTGEYHRVYLVTRSQLERCSIDKSDTPLLNCDKPNRDVKFTFKFQEFSPNLWGLEFLRGRDYYITSTSTGSLHGLDNTNGGVCRAKSMKLVLRVGQSPSDPPSTPQESPTRYPPKKPKSGSQGPSTKKNDAVSKNNGPTDGAAETTETKGGDSPHSVGSDTVVFMGVVWGGGIIITVIVVVLLVLLWRRQRRHCIPEGQQSASMSLNTLAMPKRGSGDSSDHDSDPSDIVFPLRPSESMFCRHYERVSGDYGPPVYIVQEIPPQSPTNIYYKV; encoded by the exons atgaTATTGTGCCTTTGTCGTGTAATGGGGAAGTCCATATGGAGTTTGGGTATTTTGATTATCGTTATTTGTTCATGCCATGCCATCGTTCTGGACTCTCTTTATTGGAATACCTCTAATACAAA ATTTACTCCAGGCCAGGGTCTGGTCCTCTACCCCCAGATTGGGGACAAGATGGACATTGTGTGCCCCCGGGCGAGGGTTGGGGGTGTTGGGGGGACGGGCGAGTACCATCGGGTGTACCTGGTGACCCGCAGTCAGCTGGAGAGATGCAGCATTGACAAATCAGACACACCACTGCTCAACTGCGACAAGCCCAACAGAGATGTCAAGTTCACCTTCAAGTTCCAGGAGTTCAGCCCTAACCTCTGGGGTCTGGAATTCCTCCGGGGAAGAGACTATTACATCACAT CTACATCCACTGGGTCGTTGCATGGACTGGATAACACTAATGGAGGGGTATGCAGAGCCAAATCCATGAAGCTGGTCCTGAGGGTGGGCCAAA GTCCATCTGACCCACCATCAACCCCACAGGAATCTCCTACCagatacccccccaaaaaacccaAGTCTGGTAGCCAGGGCCCCTCcacaaaaaaaaatgatgcaGTGAGCAAAAACA ACGGCCCAACAGACGGGGCAGCGGAGACAACTGAGACAAAAGGTGGAGACTCACCACACTCTGTTGGCTCGGACACGGTAGTGTTCATGGGTGTCGTCTGGGGCGGGGGGATCATTATTACTGTCATCGTTGTGGTTCTTCTGGTCCTGCTGTGGAGGCGCCAGCGGCGACACTGCATCCCTGAAGGCCAGCAGTCGGCCTCCATgtccctcaacaccctggcgaTGCCCAAGCGGGGCAGCGGTGACAGCAGCGACCACGACTCAGACCCCAGTGACATTGTGTTCCCGCTGCGGCCATCTGAGAGCATGTTCTGCCGTCACTACGAGCGTGTGAGCGGTGACTATGGACCACCTGTCTACATCGTGCAGGAAATACCCCCCCAGAGTCCTACAAACATCTACTACAAGGTCTGA